TGAAACCATTGCCACATCCATGCTTAAAACTTCCGAGCAGTTTACCCGGCCGGTCCCCAGCATTATTACGGTTGCCTGCTATGCCGGTGCTTTTTATTTTCTCAGTCTCACTTTAAAAACCATTCCGGTTGGTATCGCATATGCGCTTTGGTCGGCCGTGGGCATCGTACTTATCACACTGGTGGGCATCCTGGTATTTAAACAGGTTCCCGATCTGCCCGCAATCATTGGCATCCTGCTGATCATTGCCGGTGTTGTAATCATTAATGTTTTTTCAAAAACAGCCGCATGATTTATACAAATATTCCGACAGTCAAACAGGTTACACAACCCCGGCAGTCCGAATACTAAACAGCCGGTTCAATTTCTATGCGGTCTTTTTTAAAAATAGTCAAACGGGTTATGATCTTCCTTTTAAGCTTTTTGCTGCTGCTAAGCCTAAGTATTTATTGCTACATGCAGTTACCTAAATTTGGCAAAGCCCCCTCAGGAGCCCGCCTGGAGCGCATCCTGAAGTCGCCGCATTATAAAGACGGCAAATTCCAGAACCGCCATTTTACCCCTACCCTTACCGAAGGGTATAGCATGGTGGGCGTCCTCAGAGAACAGTTGTTTAAAAAATTACCCCGCAGAAGGCCGGTTGACCCTATCCCCTCGATTAAAACCGACCTGCTGCAGCTGCCGGCAGATAGTAATGTGCTGGTTTGGTTCGGACACTCTTCCTATTGGATCCAGGTCGACGGGAAGCGGCTGCTCATCGACCCCGTATTTAGTGGCAATGCATCACCCATCCCCGGTACCAATACGGCGTTCAGGGGAAGCGATGCCTACACCGCCGACGATTTTCCGCCTGTTGATTACCTGTTGATCACTCACGATCATTATGATCATCTCGATTACGAAACCATCACCGCCCTGCGCAATAAAGTAAAATTGGTGATTTGTGGATTGGGTGTAGGTGCTCATTTGGAACATTGGGGTTATGATACATCAAGAATCACGGAAATGGATTGGGATGAAGCCCTGCCGCTCGACAGCGGTTTCCTGCTGCACTCAGCTTGCGCCCGGCATTTTTCCGGAAGAGGGTTCACCCGCAACAATACATTGTGGCTGTCTTATATTCTTCAAACGCCATCCAAAACCATTTACCTGGGCGGAGACAGCGGCTATGATTCACATTTTTTCGAAATTGGAAAAAAATTCGATTCCATCGATCTTGCCATTCTTGAAAACGGACAGTACAACAAAGCCTGGCAGGCGATCCATATGCTACCCCCGGAAGTGTTACAGGCAGGAAGAGACCTGAAAGCCCGGCAGATATTCCCGGTACATTCCTCCAAATTCATGCTGGCACAGCATCCCTGGGATGAGCCGCTGAAAGAGATCACCCGGCTCAACAAAGAACATCCCCTTCCGCTCATCACACCGGTTATCGGGGAGTTGGTGAATCTCAATCACACTGCTGTTCCTTTTGAACCCTGGTGGGAAAAGATCCGGTAAGAGCTTCGCAAAAAAACTTTATCCATTCAGTTGCACTGTAAAAAAAATCCGTCGTGCTGCCCGGTCCGGATGTATTATTTTTGACAGTACCAGAAGAATATAGGCATGCAAATAAAACAATTATCCACGGCCGGTTTGGTGGTTATCAGCGAAGGAAAATTATTACTGGCCTACAGTAAAAATAAACACGCATGGTATTTGCCCGGCGGAAAAATAGAGGCCGGCGAAACTCCGGTGCACTCGCTGATACGGGAAATAAAGGAAGAACTGAACCTCGATATTCAACCGGCCGAGCTTACCTATTACGGCCACATTACAGCACCCGCCTACGGGGAGGCCGCAAATATTCTTATGGAACAGGAATGCTTTCTTTACCAGGTTGCTGCGCCCATAGAACCCGGCAGTGAGATCGATGCTGTGGCTTATTTTGATGAACCATCTTACAAACAACAACCGGCCCAGGTACCGGGTGTCCTGCAACTTTTCGAGCGGTTGAAACAAGACCAGCTTATTGGTTCTGCCGATATTCGTTAACTTAGGATCAAACAATTCATCTATTTTGAAAAATTGGCTGTTCCTCCTGTTTATGGTTTTGGCGTCTGCCTCCATCAGCGCCCAGCAAAGCAATTATAAAGTGGTTGCGTATTATTCCGGAGACAGCGCCAGCCTGCTGCAATACGATTTTAAAAATATTACACACCTGATCTACGGCTTTGCACATATAGACAGTTTGGGAAAACTGGCCGTATTCCGTGCTAAAGACACCGCCGTTTTAAAAGCCTTTGACGATATCCGGAAGCAATATCCGCACATCCGAACCCTTATCGCTCTGGGAGGATGGGGCGGTTGCAGGTCGTGCTCCGGCACCTTTAGTCACCCGGATAGCATCGATGCATTTGCAGCTTCTGTAAAAACATTTCTCCAGCGTTTCCGTCTTGACGGCATTGATCTCGATTGGGAATACCCTGCCATTCCGGGAGTTCCCGGCCACCCTTTTGCAGCAAGCGACCGTCCCAATTTTACCCGCCTGCTCCTTCGCCTCCGGCAAAAACTGGGCGCAAAGAAACTGATCACTTTTGCAGCCGGCGGCTTTCAGCAATACCTGGATCAGTCCGTCGAATGGAAGAAGATCGAAAAAAACGTCGACTTCGTCAACCTGATGACTTATGACCTGGTGCATGGCTATTCTGAGAGGACCGGTCACCAGTCTTCCCTTTACACTGCAGCAGCTAACGAAGCGTCGGTTGACCGCTGTGTGCAGTTCTTTAAAAAAATACAGTTCCCATTACAGAAAGTGGTGGTTGGTGTTCCGTTTTACATCCGGGTCTTTGAAGTAACCAGTAACCATAACAACGGGCTTTTCCAGCCCGGCAGATTCCTCTACATGCGCGGGTACCGGCGTAACCTGGATTCCCTGACAGTTGCCAATGGTTTTGTCCGTTATTGGGATGACCGTGCAAAAGCTCCTTATTGGTTCAATGCAGCACGGAATCTTTTTGTTACCGGCGACGACCAACAATCGTTTCAATATAAACTGGATTATATACGGCAGCAGCAGCTGGGAGGTATTATGTTCTGGGAACTCTATTATGATACCTTCCAAAACGGACTGCTGGAATTATTACGTTTCTAATATAGTATCGGTACCGGAATCCTGAACGGCCTAACCGCCCTTCCTCCAAATAGCTGCCTGCTATTAAAAGGCGTTTGTACCGGTTCATGCATTAGGCAGGATACCTGCCTGATTGATGCCGTTTAATTTTCATATACCTGCTTTAAACAACACAATTCCTCCTTAAAAGGCCTTTTACGAATAGCAATTATCATTATCTTTATACAGCCTCCATACTATAAGCCTTAGACCAAATTATTGTATTATGAGCCCCAGACTATTGTTCCTGTTTGCCTTCCTGATCCTGTCCAGCATCAGCGCCAGTGCGCAAAAAGCCATTTGCGGGTTTGACGGCATCAATCAGCGCTTAAAACAAAATGCGGAATACCTAAGCGGCATTACGCTAACGGAAAGCAAGATCCGGCAAAAGGTAGCAGAGATTGCTGCAAACCGACAAGCGATGCGGAACATGAATGTACTGGCCGGCGCGCTTTACGAGATTCCGGTAGTAGTACATGTTATTTATAAAACCGGGGATGGCATTCCAGGATCATCATCCAATCCCACAGACGCGCAAATACAGGCGGCTATCGACCGCTTGAACGCCAACTTTGCTGCGGCCGCCAATTCGGGGAATATCGGGGCCAGTATACCCATAAGGTTTGCCCTTGCTAAAAGAAGGCCGGATTGTGGCAGTACCAGCGGTATTGAGCGGATCAACGGCGGTTCCATCAGCGGATATGATGCAAACGGGGTTTCTGCTCCGGGATCGGGTGCATCCGGGGCCAATGAAACGGCGGTAAAAAACCTTAGCACCTGGTCCGAAAAGTCTTATTATAATATCTGGGTGGTATGGAAGATCAGCTCCAATGTAACGGGATCGGGCTTTGTGGCCGGCTATGCCAGTTTGCCCTATATTGGTGACGACTACCATATTTTCCCTGCGGAAGGGATGGTGATCCTCGGGCAACAGATGAGCCCGGGCGCTCCTACACTCACCCATGAAATGGGACATGCATTTGGATTGTATCATACATTTGAAGGAGGCAACGAAGTTTCCTGCCCTGTAAACGGGAGCTGTAGTGAAGACGGCGATAAAGTGTGTGATACAGATCCCGTGAAGAATCTGTTAAGCATTCCCTGCCCTGCCGCAACAGATATCAACCCCTGCACCAATACCCCATACGGAACCGCTCAAAACAATATTATGGGCTACGGTGCCTGCCTGAACCGGTTTACGCAGGGGCAGAGCGACCGGATGATGGCCACGCTTCTAACAGCAAGAGGTGGCCTTATTAATTCCCTGGCAACAGTGCCGCCGCCGCCAACACCGGTAAAGGCTGCGATACAAATACCGCCCAACATCCGGAACATCAACAACACCAACAATATTGGGCCTTGTACCATTACCCTTGGCAATATGTCCTATGCCTCTTACGGATACAACCAGGATGGTTACAATTATTATTCCGACAACAGCTGCAATATAGGAACCAATCTCTTTGTAGCTTCCAACCAATACCTCAGCGTTACCACACAAACCAATACCCAGGTTTGTAAGGCATGGATCGACGCCAACAATGATGGGCAGTTCAGCAATGACGAGCTGGTTCTGAACAGTACGGCTACCAGCCCCAACTATACGCACACTACTGTCATACCAGTCGACCTTCTCTATGGTGCAGCTAAAAACACGCTACTGCGCATGCGCGTAATGGCAGATGTGGCCTTTAATAATGACTTTACGGCCGGCAGTCAGTTATTCTATGGGCAAACAGAAGATTTCTGGGTAAACATCGATCAGGCCCTGCCGGTTGTTTTTGAACGGATTGACGCCCGGATACGGAACCAGCTACTGGAAGTAGAATGGAATACCAGTACAGAAACCAACAATGACCATTTTATCATTGAAGCCTCTGCCGACGGAACTAACTTTCTTCCCCTGGCCCGGGTGGCAAGTAAGGCCCGGAACGGCAGCTCTGATCATTCGCTGCAATACCATATTTCAGTTGAGGGGAATGGTCAACTGGCACTGGCATTTGGATTGATAGCCCTCCTCCTTTCGGTACAGCCCGGCCACAACCGCAGGAAATGGCTGTTTGTAGTGAGTGCCGTGCTCCTTTGTCTATTTATCACCTGTAACAAACACGAGATAACTGATACCGAAGCCGGAGATCAGCCGCGCTTTATCCGGATTGCCCAGGTAGATAAGAACGGAGTTAAGCAATACAGTAAGACGGTGCGCATTGTAGCGGAATAAGCCTGCGGTCAGCATCCGGTTATCAGCACCGGTGACCTTCCCCAATTCAAATCGGGATTTTAAAATAGCGAATGAAAAATATTAAGTGTAATAGTGGGATTGTGCAAATTTGAAAATGTGGAAATAGAGTCCTTATTCCTGTTCGGTGCTACGTATCCTTATGGAATTCTGGAAGCAGAAATGAGAAGCCAGAACTTTAAACCTCAAATCTGGAATTTTCTCCTGCTGTTATCCCGGCTTTGAAAGAAAGTATAAAGCAATCAGCACCAGAATCCCGATAATAACGGCCGTTGCTATTTTCGATACCGATAAGGGTTTACTACCACTGATAGCTCCCGTTTGCCCGTTGATGATGAAATGATAGGTCTTTCCCTTGAACACGTATTGACATAGCCATACCGGCAGGATGATCTGCTTAAATGTTTCTCCTGTGTACCGCGTTTCTACCCGGAGATCACGATAGGTATCTTCAACCAGCCGGGAAATAGCGTCTTCCTCAATCTTCCGGTCCATAACGGAGCGGGCCACCCGGTAGGTTTCGGAAAGATCTTTATCATAAGCCCGGGCATTCCACCCCAGCAGGTATTCCTCATCAAACACCACCACATCCTTTAACAGGTAGGGATATATATCATTAATACGGTCCTGGGGAATGGCTTTATTTCCGCATACCAGTACATCATCAAAAAAGCGTTCGAAAGATCCCGAACGCCAGTTCCAGTCTGTATGCCGTACCTGCTCCGTTACCTCCTCGCCGTTGGCGTTTCGCCGGCGCACGGTTTCATAATAATAGCGCCCGGAGTATCCGCTCCAATCGTTTTCCGTACAACAGTCAAAGGTCCAGAAAGGCACATAATGCCCTTCCAGCTTATCCGTTAGTGAAAGTTTTTTCAAATCACTGTCGTTCCAGAATCCTTTGCCGATCCAGCTGGCAAAGCGGTCCAGCGCTTCCTGCTTGGAGAGCTTAAAGGGAATGATGCCCGCAGGGCTGATATTGCGTGTAGCGTAGGCCGCCGGGTTTACTACATTGTTGCCGCAGCTCCGGCATTCAAAAAATGCTACGTCTCCCTCTTCCGGGGTTTCCTGTCCGCACTTACTACAGCGGTAAACCACTACCCGTACCGGCGCTATTGGAATGCGTTCCGCGTCTTTAAAAATGCTGATCTTTCGTTCTTCGATCACCTCCGTGCTTTGCTGAATGGCAAAGGCCGTTCCGCAATGGAGACATTTCAGGGCGCTTTTGGACGCATCATAATTCAGCTCTGATCCGCAATTCGGACAGGGATATTCTTCAAATGCCTGCATAAAATATGTTCATTACAACCGGGCCAGGATTTCTTTTTTCTTTTCTGCAAACTCTTCTTCCGTGATGATGCCCTGGCTTTTCAGTTCGCCCAGTTGTTTTAAAACATCCATCAGATCCGTTTTGCTTGCTGCCGCAGCAGGTTGTTGCGGCTGACCGGCCTGCGCCATCAGGTTGGTGAGCACCACACCAGCCCCCACACCGCCCATATTACCTGCAGCGTCATTGTTTGAAAGGTTTTCCAATGCAATGCCGCCCTGCATCTGGTTAAATTCGTTCAGGTTTCCTTTCAGGATATTCAGTTCCGTTTTCTTATCCAGGATCTTTTCTACTTCTTCCGGCAATGAAATATTTTCGATGAAAAATTTTTCAAGAGAAAGTCCATAGCTATCCAACTCTTTCTGAAATTCCGGTTTTAGCTGAGCGCCCAGCGCCTGGTAATTGGCAGCCAGTTCCAGCACAGAGATCTTTGCCTTCGCCAGCACTTCAGCAAAATGACTGGAAAGAATGCCCTGCAACACTTCTTCCACGCCATCCACGCGTACAAAGGGATTGGTTCCGGCAAACTCGGTAATAAACTTTTTGGCATCGCTGATGCGGATGGCAAAATTACCAAAAGCCTTCAGGCGCACCTGTCCCAGCTCCGCATCCCTTATCAGCACCGGACCGGATGTACCCCATTTCAGATCGGTAAACTGGCGGGTATTGACAAAATAGATATCTACTTTAAACGGCGATTCGAAGCCGTACTTCCAGGATTTTAACGTGGTGGTGATGGGCATATTGCTGGTAGACAGCGTATGCAGGCCCGGCTGATATACATCACCGAATTCGCCTTCATTCATTAATACCACCAGCTGACTTTCCCGGACGGTCAGCTTTGCTCCGCTTTTTATATTGTTTCCTTTATCCTGGAATTTCCAAACCAGGGTGTTACTGGAGGTATCTACCCATTCAATAACTTCAATAAATTCATTCTTAATAAAGTCAAATAATCCCATGAGGTTGCTGTTTTATTAATTGAAATTAAGGGAAAATAGTGATAGTTGTGCTGCCGCTGTTTTTGGGTGGTGCATAACATTTTTCAGATGAAGCACACGCGCTGTTCCGCGAATAGAAACAGATGCATCTGTTTTAAAAAATGTGATGATATCGCAGCCTATCGCTTTTGCTTAAACAGCCATTCAGGTATAGCGTCATTGCAAAGAAAAGGAACCGGAATGGAGTTGTGATTGAAATGACGGTATGTTGTAAACAAAAGCCGCTGGTTTTTCTTCAGCAGGTTAAACAGCAGCACGCTTCCGGAATAAGGATTTTCATCATCTGCTTCACCATGGATCAACCAGATTGGTTTGTGGGCCACTCCCCGGATGTTTGAAAGATCCGGTACACCAGCGATGGAAACCAGGGCTGCAAACAGATCCGGCTCCATGCTGAACAGATGCTGCCCGGTTGAAGCGCCCATGGAATACCCTACAATATAGATGCACCGGCGGTCAATTTCTGGATGGTCTTTTATCAGGTCCTTCACCAGGCTCAGCACCAGGGCTACATCCGCGGAAGGAGCGGCGGCCAGAGCTCCTTTTGATGAGTCGATGGAATAATTGGACGAGCGAACGGCAAATTGCGGTGCCACCACAAATGCTGGGTATTTTTCCCGGATCTCCTTCCGCAGCCATATACGCGCCAGGGGTTCCAGTTGTTTTTCATTATCGCTACCGATCCTGCTGGAATTATGCAGTGTAATCACCAGTGGATATTTTTGATGCACCTCAGGGCGCAATGGTTTCAGCAGCCGGTAGGGCAGCCGGGCTTGGTCTTTAGTATATATTTTCTTTTGATAGCCGGTGTCTGAAAGGTTGTTCAGATGTGCTCGTATACGTACGGCAGCACTGCTGTCGAAAATGACGGTTGAAACAATCATTTGCTGACCCGATGCTACTACTGTAATCAGCAGGCACAAAAGGCAGGGAACGGTCCATTTCAAGGCTTGATGCATTGTCCTGTTTTTTGATAGATGGTACCTATTTTAGAGTGCTTTCTTTTTCTGCAGCAATGCCCCAAACATCGTGTCTGCTTTCAATTCATATCCTTTCAGCAGTTGCTGCTCCGTCGTATCCCATCCCTGCTGCTGCAGCCAGCTTACCTGGTCTTCATTCTCGGCTTTAAATACGGAACAGGTAATATAAAGCAGGAAGCCTCCGGGTTTTACAGACGGTGTTATATTTTTTAAGATCCTGCGCTGTAAGGTGGCATAGGTCTTTATTTCTTCCGTATTGAAAAAATGCAACCGTTCCGGTGTACGGCTCCAGGTTCCGCTTCCCGAACAAGGTACATCGGCTATTACCAGATCAAATCGTTCGCGGACAATCGGTTCGTTCGGATTAGCGGCATCCGCAACCAGGGCGCGGAAATTTTTGATGCCGGCTTCATGAAAACGCTTTTTTAAGTTGGCAATAATGGAAGAACGGATATCCGAAACCGTCAGGGCAATGTCTCCCAGCTCGTCGGCCGTCAGAATCGATTTACCGCCGCTGGCGGCACAGCAATCCCAAATCGTACGCACCGGTGTTTGCCCGCCGTTTAGGGATTTTAACCTGCCAAAAAAGCTTCCTATTTTTTGCGAACTCAGGTCCTGGATCACCACTTCCGAATTTATGGAAAGCAGTTCGCTAACCTTTGCCGTATTAGACAATCGCAACGCATTCCCTTCCCTTTCAAAAGGAAGCGCAGCCTGTTCCAGTTTCTTGATCACCTGTGTCTCATTTCCCGGACGGATGCGTAAAAACAGGTCGGGCTGCACCCAAAAAGAGCGTTCAAAGGCTATGGGATCCATGTGCGCACTGAGCCGGTCCTTCCAGGGAAAGACAGCACCAGGAAAGGTTTCCGGTACTTTATAAATGGCAAACAACTCCTTCCAGGGCGCTGCCATTTCTTTTGCAGAGCAGCGCAGTCCTAATAAAATCCGTTGTTCAAAAGAAAGATCCGCAAAGGACTTGCCCAGCCGGTAATACGCATAGCACAATTGTGTTACTTCTTTCCGGTCTTTGCTACCATATTTTTTTTCCCGGGAAAAATAGTTTTTAAGGAAATGCGATAAGGGCTCATTGCCTTTATATTCGACAATAATCTTTACAGCGCTGTTCAGGTAAGAGTAAAAGCGCCCTAACCCTTTTGGAGGTTCGTATAACATAACTATACCTATGAGATCTTAAGACCTCACAGGTTAGCAGGTTTTTATAATTCCAGTAACGTTTTAATCGGATCCTGCTGTATCAGCAGCAGGGTTGGGTTTTCCAGTAATTCTTTTACACGCACAAGGAAGCTTACTGACTCGCGTCCGTCCACGATCCGGTGATCATAACTTAACGCGATATACATCATCGGCCGGATTACCACCTGCCCGTTTTCTGCGATGGGGCGCTCCACAATATTGTGCATACCCAGGATGGCACTCTGCGGCAGGTTGATGATCGGTGTACTGATCAGGGAGCCGAATACACCTCCATTGGTGATGGTAAAGGTTCCCCCGGTAAGATCTTCTGCTGTTAACTTACTGTCACGTGCTTTTTTAGCCAGATCCAGTACGGCTTTCTCTACACCGGCCATGCTCAGGCTTTCCACATTACGGATCACCGGAACAGTAAGTCCGCGAGGGGTGCTTACCGCAATGCTGATATCGGCATAATCGTGAAACAGGATCTGGTCACCATCGATATAGGCGTTTACTGAAGGCCATTCAGCAAGGGCGATGGCACAGGCCTTTGCAAAAAAGCTCATAAAGCCCAGTCCCACGCCATGTATTTCTTTAAACTTGTCTTTGTATTTAGCCCGGATATCCATGATCGGCTTCATGTTCACTTCGTTAAAAGTGGTCAGCATGGCCGTGGTGTTTTTTGCCTCCACCAACCGGCGGCTGATGGTTTTACGAAGGCTGGTCATTTTCTGGGGCCGTTCGTTGCGGCTATATAATTCACCGCCGGAGAACGCTTTCCGTCCCGGGTTTGCCAGGGCCGCCAGTACGTCTTCCTTTACAATTTTACCAGAAAATCCGGAAGGGGTTACATCTTTAGGATTCACACCTTTGTCCGCAATAATGGCCGAAGCTACCGGTGTGGCTTTTACAGCAGCAGTGCTGTTCCCGGAAGTTGCCACCGGCTTTTCTTTTTCAGGATCGGGTGCCGGTTTTTTAGCTTCAACGGGTACTTTATCTGCCGGAGCCTGTTCCGCTCCGGGGGCAGACTCGGGTTTTACAGCAGTATCATCAATAGAGGCAATGATATCACCGATGTTCAATGTATCGCCCTCGGCTGCATTGGTGGTAAGCACGCCTGATTTTTCCGCATTCACTTCAAAGGTTGCCTTCTCACTTTCCAGTTCCGCGATCACTTCGTCCCGCTCCACATATTCCCCTGTATTTTTCACCCATTTCAATAAGGTTACTTCACTAATCGATTCCCCTACCGTGGGAACTTTTATATCAATTGCCATAAAAAAACCGCTTTTTAAAAGGTACGGCAAAGTACGGTAAAAAAATGTAAACTTCTACGTTCTGACCGGAGATTTGAGGGCTTAGCGTTCAGCATTCAGCTTTTTGCCGATAGCCGACCGTAAGGCCAAACGCATAACACTGACTGCTAAATGCCCGCCTCTGGACGCTCAATGCCCGATTCTGAAATCCGGGAGCTTCATTCTCCGAAAAATATCACACAAATTGGCGATACGCTGCAATTTTTAATACCGTAATTTTATAATATGAATATGACAACCATACGCGTGGCTGTTTTTGATGATAACGCGTACCGGAGGGATAGTTTATGTATGCTCATCAATGCATCACCCCATATGATCTGCACAGGTACTTTTTTTGATTGCAGCAATGTGATCACGGATGTAAGAAAGGCAGATCCGGACGTGGTATTGATGGATATTGATATGCCCAATGTGAATGGCATTGAAGGGGTAAAAATCATTAAGGTTAATTTTCCAAAGATCCAGGTGCTGATGCAAACCGTTTATGAAGACGATAATAAGATCTTTGCATCCATTTGCGCCGGGGCATCCGGCTATATTTTAAAAAAATCGCCTCCGGCCCAGTTGCTTCAGGCTATTGAAGATGTATATAATGGGGACGCAGCTATGACTGCTTCTATTGCCAAAAAAGTGCTGACTGCTTTTCAAAAGAATGTCTTCTTTGAAAACAATGAGGAGGTGGAGCTTACGGGCAGGGAAAAGGAAATCCTCAACCTGCTGGTAAAAGGTTATACGCGTAAGATGGTAGCTTCGGCCTGCAACCTGAGCATCCATACAGTCAACACCCACATCAAGAATGTGTATGAAAAATTACAGGTAAATTCCGTTTCAGAGGCTGTTGTAAAAGCCCTGAATCAGAAGCTGCTATAAACGCTCATGTTTAGTTTTGAATAGATAAAAAAAGGGCGGAATTTCTATTCCGCCTGCTATTTCCCGTTACATTGAAAAGGCTGTGTTAATGATTTCTTCCTGCTCGGCCTTATGCACTTTCATAAATCCGGAAGCAGGTGCAGCACTGGGTTTGCGGCCGATGATACCATAATTGATATCTTTAAGGTTCATCTGGAGGAAGGAGGCAGCGCCCATATTGAGCGGCTCTTCCTGCACCCAATACCATACAGCATTTTTGTACTTTGCATACAGTGCATCCAGCTGCTTTTTGGGAAGCGGATACAACTGCTCCAGCCGAATAATGGCCACATTTTTCCGGTTATCTTTCTGCTGTTTTTCTGCCAGGTCGAAATAAATTTTCCCTGAACAGAATAATACGGTTTTTACAGCTACCGGATCATCCGCATAAGTATCGTCGATCACTTCCCGGAACCGTCCATTGGTAAACGCCTCTTTTGAAGAATAGCTGCCGGGGTGCCGGAGGTTGGCCTTGGGCGCAAAATTCACCATAGGCTTGCGGAAGGGCCACCGCAGCTGCCGGCGCAGTGCATGAAAATAGTTTGCCGAAGTGGTAATATTGGTTACTACAATGTTCAGCTCGGCACAGGACTGTAAAAAGCGTTCGATCCGGGCACTGCTGTGCTCGGGCCCCTGCCCTTCAAAACCGTGTGGCAGCAGCATGACCAACCCGTTCATCCGGTTCCATTTCTGCTCGGCACTGGTAATAAACTGATCAATCATGGTTTGTGCGCCGTTTACAAAATCGCCAAACTGGGCTTCCCAAAGCACCAGTACATTGGGAGATGCAAGGGCAAAACCGTATTCGAACCCGAGCACGGCGTATTCACTCAGCAGGGAGTTAAAGATCCGGAACTTTTTATCTGTAGGTAAATTACTCAGGCGATTATAGGAGGCATCCGTTACCTCATCTCTCAATATGGCGTGGCGGGAACTAAAGGTACCGCGGCCCACATCCTGGCCGGTCATACGTACATCAAAGCCATCCATCAACAAGCTGCCAAATGCCATTAATTCACCAGTAGCCCAATCTACTTTTTGCTCGGTCTCCAATAATTTCACTTTATCCTGCAGCAGTTTAGCCACTTTTTTTAAAGGTGTAAACCCTTCGGGAACGGTCATCAATCCGTCGAAAACCATTTTAAACAACTCCGGGCTAATGGCCGTATCCGGGCTCTGGTCAAAATCAGCCGGTGTGGCCTTGCGGAGGCTTTTCCATTGCAGTTCCGGTTCCTGGTACGTATACGGCAGGGGCTTTTGCTTTACCTCATCCAGCCGATCCTGAAGATCGGCCCAGAACTTTTTCTCCATCTCTTTTGCCAGCTCCTTCGCATCTTCCTCGCCATTATCCAGCAGGTATTTCACATATACTTCCCGTGGATTGGCGTGTTTATCAATCAACGCATACATCGCGGGCTGGGTAAACTTCGGATCATCTCCTTCGTTATGTCCGTGCCTGCGGTAGCAAACCATATCAATAAATACATCCGCATGAAACTCGTTCCGATAGCGGGTGGCGATCTCTGCACATTTTACTACAGCCTCGGGATCATCTCCATTCACATGCAGCACGGGCGACTGCACCATTGCGGCAAGCGAAGTACAATAGTCCGCACTCCGGGCATCAGAAAAATCGGTGGTAAAACCAATTTGGTTATTGATTACAAAATGGATGGTACCGCCGGTATAAAAACCATTCAGTTTCGACATTTGCAG
The sequence above is a segment of the Niabella agricola genome. Coding sequences within it:
- a CDS encoding carboxylesterase family protein produces the protein MHQALKWTVPCLLCLLITVVASGQQMIVSTVIFDSSAAVRIRAHLNNLSDTGYQKKIYTKDQARLPYRLLKPLRPEVHQKYPLVITLHNSSRIGSDNEKQLEPLARIWLRKEIREKYPAFVVAPQFAVRSSNYSIDSSKGALAAAPSADVALVLSLVKDLIKDHPEIDRRCIYIVGYSMGASTGQHLFSMEPDLFAALVSIAGVPDLSNIRGVAHKPIWLIHGEADDENPYSGSVLLFNLLKKNQRLLFTTYRHFNHNSIPVPFLCNDAIPEWLFKQKR
- a CDS encoding RsmB/NOP family class I SAM-dependent RNA methyltransferase, translated to MLYEPPKGLGRFYSYLNSAVKIIVEYKGNEPLSHFLKNYFSREKKYGSKDRKEVTQLCYAYYRLGKSFADLSFEQRILLGLRCSAKEMAAPWKELFAIYKVPETFPGAVFPWKDRLSAHMDPIAFERSFWVQPDLFLRIRPGNETQVIKKLEQAALPFEREGNALRLSNTAKVSELLSINSEVVIQDLSSQKIGSFFGRLKSLNGGQTPVRTIWDCCAASGGKSILTADELGDIALTVSDIRSSIIANLKKRFHEAGIKNFRALVADAANPNEPIVRERFDLVIADVPCSGSGTWSRTPERLHFFNTEEIKTYATLQRRILKNITPSVKPGGFLLYITCSVFKAENEDQVSWLQQQGWDTTEQQLLKGYELKADTMFGALLQKKKAL
- the odhB gene encoding 2-oxoglutarate dehydrogenase complex dihydrolipoyllysine-residue succinyltransferase — protein: MAIDIKVPTVGESISEVTLLKWVKNTGEYVERDEVIAELESEKATFEVNAEKSGVLTTNAAEGDTLNIGDIIASIDDTAVKPESAPGAEQAPADKVPVEAKKPAPDPEKEKPVATSGNSTAAVKATPVASAIIADKGVNPKDVTPSGFSGKIVKEDVLAALANPGRKAFSGGELYSRNERPQKMTSLRKTISRRLVEAKNTTAMLTTFNEVNMKPIMDIRAKYKDKFKEIHGVGLGFMSFFAKACAIALAEWPSVNAYIDGDQILFHDYADISIAVSTPRGLTVPVIRNVESLSMAGVEKAVLDLAKKARDSKLTAEDLTGGTFTITNGGVFGSLISTPIINLPQSAILGMHNIVERPIAENGQVVIRPMMYIALSYDHRIVDGRESVSFLVRVKELLENPTLLLIQQDPIKTLLEL
- a CDS encoding response regulator: MTTIRVAVFDDNAYRRDSLCMLINASPHMICTGTFFDCSNVITDVRKADPDVVLMDIDMPNVNGIEGVKIIKVNFPKIQVLMQTVYEDDNKIFASICAGASGYILKKSPPAQLLQAIEDVYNGDAAMTASIAKKVLTAFQKNVFFENNEEVELTGREKEILNLLVKGYTRKMVASACNLSIHTVNTHIKNVYEKLQVNSVSEAVVKALNQKLL